A window of Microcystis aeruginosa FD4 contains these coding sequences:
- a CDS encoding valine--tRNA ligase, with product MTSELSKQYDPKITETKWQQYWENQEIFTANPEKGGETYCIVIPPPNVTGSLHMGHAFESALIDTLVRYKRMTGKNTLWLPGTDHASIAVQAILDRQLKAEKTDRYQLGREKFLERAWQWKEESGSTIVNQLRRLGVSVDWTRERFTMDEGLSHAVRTAFIKLYEDGLIYRGQYLVNWCPESRSAVSDLEVENKDIEGNLWYFRYPLSDGSGYLQVATTRPETMLGDTGVAVNPQDPRYRHLIGKTVTLPIMGREIPIIADELVDPEFGTGCVKVTPAHDPKDFEMGKRHNLPFINIMNLDGSLNENAGIFAGQDRFVARKNVVKKLDEDGFLVKIEAYRHSVPYSDRGKVPVEPLLSTQWFVKIEPLATKALAYLDQENSPRFVPERWTKVYRDWLVKLKDWCISRQLWWGHQIPAWYIISETNNEITNHTPFVVAQDETSALAMAKQEYGEDIIIQQDPDVLDTWFSSGLWPFSTMGWPEKTLDLDTYYPTTTLVTGFDIIFFWVARMTMMAGYFTGQMPFKDVYIHGLVRDENGKKMSKSANNGIDPLILIDKYGTDALRYTLIREVAGAGQDISLQYNRKTDESESVEAARNFANKIWNASRFVMMNLEGKTPEELGEPALENLELSDRWILSRYHQTVQKTRDYLENYGMGEAAKGLYEFIWRDFCDWYIELVKTRLWKDKESVSCATARQTLAFILAGTLKLLHPFMPHITEEIWHHLTQENQQVLALETYPIADSSLIDLDLENTFELLIESIRVLRNLRAEAGIKPGATITAILQTENSQELAILQRGQVYLKDLAKIENLILTAKLTEEVNQAIASVVATVEILIPLSGLVDISVLAGKLAKNLAKVEGEIKSLSDRLNKPSFVEKAPEALIQKTKQALAEAEKQAQILQERLKRLQ from the coding sequence ATGACCTCGGAACTATCGAAGCAATACGATCCCAAGATCACAGAAACGAAATGGCAGCAATATTGGGAAAATCAAGAAATATTTACAGCAAACCCCGAAAAAGGCGGCGAAACCTACTGTATAGTCATCCCCCCTCCCAATGTTACCGGTAGTCTCCACATGGGTCACGCTTTCGAGAGTGCTTTGATTGATACACTTGTTCGCTACAAGCGCATGACCGGCAAAAATACCCTCTGGCTGCCCGGTACGGATCACGCGAGTATTGCAGTACAAGCAATACTCGATCGCCAATTAAAAGCCGAAAAAACCGACCGTTACCAACTAGGAAGGGAAAAATTCCTCGAACGCGCTTGGCAATGGAAAGAGGAGTCTGGTAGTACCATTGTTAATCAACTGCGACGCTTGGGGGTATCCGTCGATTGGACGCGGGAACGTTTCACCATGGATGAGGGACTTTCCCATGCTGTCCGTACTGCTTTTATTAAACTTTATGAGGACGGATTAATCTATCGCGGTCAATACTTAGTTAACTGGTGTCCCGAATCCCGGTCGGCCGTTTCCGATTTAGAGGTAGAAAACAAGGATATTGAGGGAAATCTCTGGTATTTTCGCTATCCTCTTAGCGATGGTAGCGGTTATCTTCAAGTAGCCACCACAAGACCCGAAACCATGCTCGGTGATACTGGTGTCGCTGTCAACCCGCAAGACCCCCGTTATCGCCATTTAATCGGCAAAACCGTCACTTTACCGATAATGGGACGAGAAATTCCCATTATTGCCGATGAATTAGTCGATCCCGAATTCGGTACCGGTTGCGTTAAAGTTACGCCAGCCCACGATCCCAAGGATTTTGAGATGGGTAAACGCCATAATTTACCCTTTATTAATATCATGAATTTAGACGGCAGTTTAAACGAAAATGCCGGAATATTCGCGGGTCAAGATCGTTTTGTTGCCCGCAAAAATGTCGTTAAAAAACTCGATGAAGACGGCTTTTTAGTTAAGATTGAAGCCTATCGCCATAGTGTTCCCTATAGCGATCGAGGTAAAGTTCCAGTGGAACCCCTTTTATCTACCCAATGGTTCGTTAAAATTGAACCTTTAGCCACAAAAGCTTTAGCCTATTTAGATCAGGAAAACTCACCCCGTTTTGTGCCAGAAAGATGGACAAAAGTTTATCGCGATTGGTTAGTTAAGCTAAAAGATTGGTGTATTTCTCGACAACTGTGGTGGGGTCATCAAATTCCCGCTTGGTATATTATCAGTGAAACTAATAACGAAATTACTAACCATACTCCCTTCGTCGTTGCTCAGGATGAAACCTCCGCTTTAGCCATGGCTAAACAAGAGTATGGAGAGGATATAATTATTCAACAAGACCCCGATGTTTTAGATACTTGGTTTTCCTCGGGATTGTGGCCATTTTCGACCATGGGTTGGCCAGAAAAAACCCTTGATCTAGACACCTATTATCCCACCACAACCCTCGTCACCGGTTTTGATATTATCTTTTTCTGGGTGGCAAGAATGACGATGATGGCGGGCTATTTTACGGGACAAATGCCCTTTAAAGATGTCTATATTCACGGTTTAGTTAGGGATGAAAACGGCAAAAAGATGTCTAAATCTGCCAATAACGGCATCGATCCCCTAATTTTAATTGATAAATATGGAACCGATGCTTTACGATATACCTTAATTCGAGAAGTGGCAGGAGCAGGACAGGATATCAGTCTGCAATACAACCGCAAAACCGATGAATCGGAATCCGTAGAAGCTGCCCGAAATTTTGCCAATAAAATTTGGAATGCTTCCCGTTTTGTGATGATGAATCTGGAGGGAAAAACCCCAGAAGAATTGGGAGAACCAGCTTTAGAAAATTTAGAATTATCTGATCGCTGGATTTTATCTCGTTATCATCAAACAGTGCAAAAAACTAGAGATTATCTAGAAAATTATGGCATGGGGGAAGCGGCAAAAGGTCTATACGAATTTATCTGGCGCGATTTCTGTGATTGGTATATCGAGTTAGTAAAAACTCGTTTATGGAAGGATAAAGAATCGGTTTCTTGTGCCACGGCCCGCCAAACTTTGGCTTTTATCTTGGCAGGAACATTAAAATTATTACATCCCTTTATGCCCCATATTACCGAAGAAATTTGGCATCATTTAACCCAAGAAAATCAGCAGGTTTTGGCTTTAGAAACCTATCCCATAGCTGATAGTTCTCTGATCGATCTAGATTTAGAAAATACTTTTGAGTTATTAATTGAAAGTATTCGGGTGTTGCGTAATTTGCGGGCCGAAGCGGGGATTAAACCGGGGGCAACGATCACAGCAATTTTACAGACAGAAAACAGTCAAGAATTAGCTATTCTGCAACGCGGACAAGTGTACTTAAAAGACTTGGCTAAGATCGAAAACTTAATTTTGACGGCCAAATTAACCGAGGAAGTCAATCAAGCGATCGCCAGTGTTGTCGCTACGGTAGAAATCCTCATCCCCCTGTCCGGATTGGTTGATATATCGGTATTGGCTGGGAAATTAGCGAAAAATTTAGCTAAAGTGGAAGGGGAAATCAAGAGTTTGAGCGATCGCTTGAATAAACCTAGCTTTGTCGAAAAAGCTCCAGAAGCTTTAATCCAAAAAACGAAGCAAGCTTTAGCAGAGGCCGAAAAACAAGCCCAAATTCTCCAAGAACGCTTAAAACGTCTGCAATAG